The following proteins are encoded in a genomic region of Pikeienuella piscinae:
- a CDS encoding adenylate/guanylate cyclase domain-containing protein, protein MDRSDAVARIRALAVEGELLAAVDLARAAAPEAADEGERRAIRTEEVIVLARMASLEEAREKYEEYGLATGDGLARSLRARLLKDVGFEAEDEGASARLMRESRDLYLDITFGHDPDGPAPNREQYEYNAINAITLSRLIGDMGPVAEPVERLGRGRPEDTYWSWATRAEYLLATGAPATAVGDALGEAVARPGAGVGPRATTLRQLTRIAPDHPALDILRPGPALHHAGHMIAPKGARHGRILASNEAELTRRIGEKLTEIGPSAVFGSLASGADVIVTEWALANGRDAHVYLPFAKKAFFAASIRPAGAAWEERARACLRHPRCRLIELTAEQPVPGDDHAFNAVSRFAMGAAILRAERAFGPAEQLLVWDGTPATGPAGAAADGEMWRRTGRAQHIVNVSDLGTRPPAPPSRDAASPNRAARALVFGDVKNFSKLNEARLPEFVAVVMGAVRAALDDAAARAGAAVFVNTWGDGVFAVFNTAAAAAVFALALQDRMRALDLAGHGLPPDLAIRLGLHFGMVYPLAEPVTGADNYFGEAVARAARIEPITRAGRIFVTEEFAAELALDRESPAHPEYVGEVDAAKKYGRFRLYRIRWRRGAG, encoded by the coding sequence ATGGACAGATCTGACGCCGTCGCCCGAATCCGCGCCCTCGCGGTCGAAGGCGAATTGCTGGCCGCAGTGGACCTCGCCCGCGCCGCCGCGCCCGAGGCCGCTGACGAGGGTGAGCGCCGCGCGATCCGGACCGAGGAGGTGATCGTCCTCGCCCGCATGGCTTCGCTGGAGGAAGCGCGCGAGAAATACGAGGAATACGGTCTCGCTACTGGCGACGGGCTTGCGCGTTCGCTCCGCGCGCGGCTTCTGAAGGATGTCGGCTTCGAGGCGGAGGACGAGGGCGCGAGCGCCCGCCTCATGCGCGAGAGCCGCGATCTCTATCTCGATATCACGTTCGGGCATGACCCGGACGGGCCGGCGCCGAATCGCGAGCAATACGAGTATAACGCGATCAACGCGATCACGCTTTCGCGGCTGATCGGCGACATGGGCCCGGTGGCGGAACCCGTGGAGCGGTTGGGGCGCGGCCGCCCGGAAGACACCTACTGGAGCTGGGCGACGCGGGCGGAGTATCTGCTCGCCACCGGCGCGCCGGCGACGGCGGTGGGCGATGCGCTTGGCGAGGCGGTCGCGCGACCCGGCGCGGGCGTCGGGCCGCGCGCCACGACGCTAAGACAGCTCACCCGAATCGCGCCGGACCATCCGGCGCTGGATATTCTGCGGCCCGGACCCGCGCTCCACCACGCTGGCCACATGATCGCGCCGAAGGGCGCGCGCCACGGCCGCATTCTCGCGTCGAACGAGGCCGAACTGACGCGGCGGATCGGCGAGAAGCTGACCGAAATTGGGCCTTCAGCCGTTTTCGGCTCGCTCGCCTCGGGCGCCGACGTCATCGTCACCGAATGGGCGTTGGCGAACGGTCGGGACGCGCATGTCTATCTCCCGTTCGCGAAGAAGGCCTTCTTCGCCGCTTCGATCCGCCCGGCCGGCGCTGCGTGGGAGGAGCGAGCGCGCGCCTGTCTCAGGCATCCGCGCTGCCGACTCATCGAATTGACGGCGGAGCAGCCGGTGCCCGGCGACGATCATGCGTTCAACGCGGTCTCGCGGTTCGCGATGGGCGCCGCGATCCTGCGAGCGGAGCGCGCGTTTGGCCCTGCGGAGCAGCTTCTGGTCTGGGACGGGACGCCGGCGACAGGCCCGGCCGGCGCGGCGGCGGACGGCGAGATGTGGCGGCGAACCGGGCGTGCGCAGCACATCGTGAACGTCTCCGATCTCGGCACCCGCCCGCCTGCGCCGCCGTCGCGAGACGCGGCCAGCCCAAATCGCGCCGCCCGCGCGCTGGTTTTTGGCGACGTTAAAAACTTCTCAAAGCTGAACGAGGCCCGTCTTCCCGAATTCGTCGCCGTTGTCATGGGTGCGGTGCGCGCCGCGCTCGACGACGCGGCGGCGCGGGCCGGGGCGGCCGTCTTCGTCAACACCTGGGGCGACGGTGTCTTCGCGGTTTTCAACACGGCGGCGGCGGCGGCGGTGTTCGCGCTCGCCCTCCAGGATCGGATGCGCGCGCTCGATCTCGCGGGTCATGGGCTGCCGCCCGATCTGGCGATTCGGCTCGGGTTGCATTTCGGCATGGTCTATCCTCTGGCCGAGCCGGTGACCGGCGCCGACAACTATTTTGGCGAGGCAGTCGCCCGCGCTGCGCGGATCGAGCCGATCACCCGCGCCGGCCGCATCTTCGTCACAGAGGAGTTCGCCGCCGAACTCGCGCTTGATCGCGAAAGTCCCGCCCATCCCGAATATGTCGGCGAGGTCGATGCGGCGAAGAAATACGGCAGGTTCAGGCTCTACCGTATCCGTTGGCGACGCGGCGCCGGATGA
- the ftsY gene encoding signal recognition particle-docking protein FtsY — protein sequence MSFFSKLKARLRKSSSKLDEGVETLIAADPPAPAAVESASKTVPEPNAPRPGLAARLAGAVSGRGAEHGRVLDDAMLNELEELLISADMGVETAMRVAAAMAEGRFGKRLDATEIKSALAAEVARILAPVARPLPLYGKKPQVVLVVGVNGSGKTTTIGKLASQLKGAGKSVVIAAGDTFRAAAVEQLQIWGDRAGVPVMVAPEGSDPASLAFEAMGRAERDAADILLIDTAGRLQNRADLMAELEKIVRVIRKKDPEAPHNTLLVLDATTGQNALSQVDIFRRIAAVSGLVMTKLDGTAKGGVLVALADRFGLPIHAIGVGEQIDDLAPFDPEEFAAALTGLDSRM from the coding sequence ATGAGTTTCTTTTCCAAGCTGAAGGCCCGGCTGAGGAAGTCCTCCTCGAAGCTTGACGAGGGGGTGGAGACGCTGATCGCCGCCGACCCCCCTGCGCCGGCCGCCGTCGAATCGGCGTCAAAGACGGTACCCGAACCCAACGCGCCAAGACCCGGCCTCGCGGCGCGTCTTGCGGGGGCTGTTTCCGGACGCGGGGCCGAGCATGGCCGCGTGCTCGACGACGCGATGCTGAACGAGTTGGAGGAGCTTCTGATTTCGGCGGACATGGGCGTCGAGACGGCGATGCGCGTCGCCGCCGCGATGGCCGAGGGCCGCTTTGGAAAGCGGCTCGACGCGACGGAGATCAAGTCGGCGCTGGCGGCGGAGGTCGCGCGCATCCTCGCGCCTGTGGCCCGGCCGCTGCCGCTCTACGGGAAAAAGCCGCAGGTCGTGCTGGTTGTCGGTGTGAACGGTTCCGGCAAGACGACGACGATCGGAAAGCTCGCCAGCCAACTCAAGGGCGCGGGAAAATCCGTGGTGATCGCCGCCGGCGACACGTTCCGCGCGGCGGCGGTCGAGCAGTTGCAGATCTGGGGGGACCGGGCCGGCGTGCCGGTGATGGTCGCGCCCGAAGGGTCCGACCCCGCCTCGCTCGCGTTCGAGGCGATGGGGCGGGCGGAACGCGACGCGGCGGATATTCTGCTGATCGACACGGCCGGGCGGCTGCAGAATCGCGCCGACCTCATGGCTGAGTTGGAGAAGATCGTCCGCGTGATCCGAAAAAAGGATCCGGAGGCGCCGCATAACACGCTGCTCGTCCTCGACGCAACGACCGGACAGAACGCGCTTTCACAGGTCGATATCTTCCGGCGGATCGCCGCGGTCTCCGGTCTCGTGATGACCAAGCTTGATGGCACCGCGAAAGGAGGCGTGCTGGTCGCGCTGGCGGATCGCTTTGGTCTGCCGATCCATGCCATCGGTGTCGGTGAGCAGATCGACGACCTCGCGCCCTTCGATCCGGAGGAGTTTGCGGCGGCGCTGACCGGCCTCGATTCACGAATGTAA
- a CDS encoding DMT family transporter — protein MADWVGAIEGTETGAAVATALALTSALAHAVFGAIQKGRGVDPWLIRGAIDIWYFLMALPIALFVFPLPSLELAPVFFGAFVIHSCYKLLLAAAYARGAFTVVYPVVRGVSPLATVVFAGVVFGESFRLGQWGGVLLLSLAIMALAAVNLRRVTMGRETLLNALILALFTGLFTALYTTYDAWGIRLAENPFSFLFWFFVADGFFFPILAFILWRRRPSRPPLMPMLRLGFVGALIACVSFGAVMMATRLDKVGEAAALRETSVVFAAIIGWLFLKEEVGPLRAGLMALIGLGAMLVEFG, from the coding sequence CTGGCCGATTGGGTCGGAGCGATCGAGGGAACGGAAACCGGCGCGGCGGTCGCGACTGCGCTGGCGCTCACGTCCGCGCTCGCTCACGCTGTATTCGGCGCGATCCAGAAGGGCAGGGGAGTCGACCCCTGGCTGATCAGGGGCGCCATAGATATCTGGTACTTCCTGATGGCGCTGCCGATCGCGCTATTCGTCTTTCCGCTGCCGTCGCTGGAACTGGCGCCGGTCTTCTTCGGCGCCTTCGTGATCCACTCCTGCTACAAGCTTCTGCTCGCCGCCGCATATGCGCGGGGCGCCTTCACGGTGGTCTATCCGGTGGTGCGCGGGGTCAGTCCGCTTGCGACGGTCGTCTTCGCCGGGGTGGTCTTCGGCGAGAGCTTCCGGCTCGGTCAATGGGGCGGGGTGCTGCTGCTTTCGCTGGCGATCATGGCGCTGGCGGCGGTCAATCTCCGTCGGGTGACAATGGGGCGGGAGACGCTGCTCAACGCGCTGATCCTCGCGCTTTTCACCGGTCTTTTCACGGCGCTCTACACCACCTACGACGCCTGGGGCATAAGACTGGCGGAGAACCCGTTCTCCTTTCTCTTCTGGTTCTTCGTCGCCGACGGGTTCTTCTTCCCGATCCTCGCCTTCATTCTCTGGCGGCGCCGTCCGTCGCGCCCGCCGCTCATGCCGATGCTGAGACTCGGCTTTGTTGGGGCGCTGATCGCGTGCGTCAGCTTCGGCGCGGTGATGATGGCGACCCGGCTCGACAAAGTCGGCGAGGCGGCGGCGCTGCGCGAGACGTCGGTCGTTTTCGCCGCGATCATCGGTTGGCTCTTCCTGAAGGAGGAGGTCGGCCCGCTTCGCGCCGGGTTGATGGCGCTGATCGGCCTTGGCGCGATGCTGGTGGAGTTCGGCTGA
- a CDS encoding septation protein A, with protein sequence MSTREINPYLRLGLEFGPLAIFFLTYRAYSDEALTLFGESYEGVVVATIAFIPAILLSLGVSWAMTRHLPRTAAVTAVVVVVFGGLTIWLNDATFIKMKPTIVNLIFAVMLGWGLLRGRSYLKFLMGELLPLTDEGWMAFTRRWALFFLFMAILNEVIWRGFSEDFWVNFKTFGSPVVTLVFMFSQTGLLRRHTPPES encoded by the coding sequence ATGAGCACAAGAGAAATCAACCCCTATCTCCGGCTCGGCCTGGAGTTCGGGCCGCTGGCGATATTCTTTCTCACCTATCGCGCCTATTCGGACGAGGCGTTGACGCTTTTCGGCGAAAGCTACGAGGGCGTGGTTGTGGCGACCATCGCCTTCATCCCGGCGATTCTCCTTTCGCTCGGCGTCTCCTGGGCGATGACGCGTCATTTGCCGCGCACGGCGGCGGTGACTGCGGTCGTCGTCGTGGTATTCGGCGGGCTGACGATCTGGCTGAACGACGCGACCTTCATCAAGATGAAGCCCACCATCGTGAACCTGATCTTCGCCGTCATGCTCGGATGGGGGCTGCTACGCGGCCGGTCCTATCTGAAATTCCTGATGGGGGAGCTTCTGCCGCTCACCGACGAAGGCTGGATGGCCTTCACCCGTCGCTGGGCGCTTTTCTTTCTGTTCATGGCGATTTTGAACGAGGTGATCTGGCGCGGTTTCTCCGAGGATTTCTGGGTCAATTTCAAGACCTTCGGCAGCCCCGTGGTCACGCTTGTCTTCATGTTCTCACAGACGGGGCTTCTGCGGCGACACACGCCGCCGGAGAGTTGA
- a CDS encoding 2-hydroxyacid dehydrogenase, whose product MTDRPKHRLSVTVTRRLPEPVETRLRELFDVTLNESDTPMDAATLGAAMKSADVLVPTLTDEIDQKLLAQAGERLKLIANYGAGFDHIDVETARRRGVLVTNTPGVLTEDTADMTMALILAVPRRLAEGVALIQSGEWGGWSPTALTGRRVTGKRLGILGMGRIGQAVARRARAFGMQVHYHNRRRLHGDIEAALEATYWESLDQMLARMDVVSVNCPHTPATYHLLNARRLKLLKPTAYLVNTARGEIVDENALTRMLVRGELAGAGLDVFERAPAVNPKLMAQPNVMLLPHMGSATEEGRIEMGEKVIINIKTFADGHRPPDQVLPSML is encoded by the coding sequence ATGACCGACCGACCCAAACACCGCCTGTCGGTCACTGTCACCCGTCGCCTGCCGGAGCCGGTGGAGACACGCCTGCGAGAACTTTTTGACGTGACGCTGAACGAGAGCGACACGCCGATGGACGCCGCCACGCTTGGCGCGGCGATGAAGAGCGCCGATGTCCTGGTGCCGACCCTGACGGACGAGATCGACCAGAAGCTGCTGGCGCAGGCCGGCGAGCGGCTGAAGCTGATCGCGAATTACGGCGCCGGGTTCGACCATATCGACGTCGAGACCGCGCGGCGGCGCGGCGTTCTCGTCACCAACACGCCCGGGGTTTTGACGGAGGACACCGCCGACATGACCATGGCGCTGATCCTCGCGGTGCCGCGCCGGCTGGCGGAGGGCGTGGCGCTGATCCAGTCCGGCGAATGGGGCGGCTGGTCGCCAACCGCGCTCACGGGGCGACGGGTGACGGGGAAACGCCTCGGCATCCTCGGCATGGGCCGGATCGGCCAGGCGGTGGCGCGCCGGGCGCGCGCCTTCGGGATGCAGGTGCATTACCACAACCGCCGCCGGCTGCATGGCGACATCGAAGCCGCGCTGGAGGCGACATACTGGGAGAGCCTAGACCAGATGTTGGCGCGGATGGACGTGGTGAGCGTCAACTGCCCGCATACGCCGGCGACCTATCATCTCCTGAACGCCCGGCGGCTGAAGCTGCTCAAGCCGACCGCCTATCTCGTCAACACCGCGCGGGGCGAGATCGTGGACGAGAACGCGCTGACGCGGATGCTGGTGCGGGGCGAACTGGCCGGCGCCGGCCTCGACGTATTCGAACGCGCGCCGGCGGTGAACCCGAAGCTTATGGCGCAGCCAAACGTGATGCTGCTGCCGCATATGGGCTCGGCGACCGAGGAAGGCCGAATCGAGATGGGCGAGAAGGTCATCATCAATATCAAGACCTTCGCCGACGGTCATCGCCCGCCCGACCAGGTGCTGCCGTCCATGCTTTGA
- a CDS encoding SH3 domain-containing protein, protein MNGARGAAFAVAMALMALGPMAGGETAAGARAETLGPVTNLPLPRFVSLKTDKANIRRGPGLTHRVDWVFMRRGMPLEITAEFGHWRRVRDVDDAGGWVHFAMLRGSRSAVVTAPRAALREGPEPGANLVALAEAGVILSVEKCVRNWCEVETKGDSGWIAKPEIWGVGPDEVFD, encoded by the coding sequence ATGAACGGGGCGAGAGGCGCGGCGTTCGCCGTGGCGATGGCGCTGATGGCGCTGGGGCCGATGGCGGGGGGTGAAACCGCCGCCGGGGCGCGGGCGGAGACACTCGGTCCGGTTACGAACCTTCCGCTGCCGCGTTTCGTTAGCCTGAAGACGGACAAGGCCAATATCCGGCGCGGCCCGGGTCTCACGCATCGCGTCGACTGGGTGTTCATGCGCCGGGGAATGCCACTGGAGATCACCGCCGAATTCGGCCACTGGCGCCGGGTGCGCGACGTCGACGACGCCGGTGGCTGGGTGCATTTCGCCATGTTGCGCGGCAGCCGCTCCGCCGTCGTCACCGCGCCGCGCGCCGCCCTTCGCGAGGGGCCGGAGCCGGGTGCGAATCTCGTTGCGCTCGCGGAGGCGGGGGTGATCCTCTCCGTCGAAAAGTGCGTCAGGAACTGGTGCGAAGTCGAGACGAAGGGCGACAGCGGCTGGATCGCGAAGCCGGAAATCTGGGGGGTCGGGCCGGACGAGGTGTTCGACTGA
- a CDS encoding M48 family metalloprotease, giving the protein MGRPTIPRICFGWLTAFALAACSAPGGPPGSEPQTASARSASEQRIGAQNHPKIVAEFGGEVQNRALRAYVDGIGRRLVAQTEQPNARWTFTVLDSPVVNAFALPGGYVYVTRGLIALANDEAELAGVIGHEIGHVVAAHSAQRQTQAGLAQIGALGVSLLGAAAGLSGQALNTVSQLGSTLGQGYVASYSRTQEFEADQLGVRYLARAGYDPRAEADFLANLQAEARLQAQIAGGGYNPNRVDFFSTHPATPERVREATAAAERQVDAAGALRNRARFLDAISGMVYGHSPDQGVVDGRRFSHAALRFNFTAPTGFRIRNTAAKVIATGPQGSGIIFDGDRSGGGAMDDYIARAWAPEIARQTRAGQLQNLRRSRIGGLDAASAVLPVQTGDGVKILRMTAIRDGGSVWRFLGVQPTGADRLGARMDQAAASFRKLTAAQARRISAQRIEIHTVAAGETPASLARLTPFRNRAVERFRVLNGLGPRAGLRPGQKVKLVRR; this is encoded by the coding sequence ATGGGACGCCCGACCATTCCGAGGATCTGTTTCGGCTGGCTGACCGCTTTCGCGCTCGCCGCCTGTTCCGCGCCGGGCGGGCCGCCTGGCTCCGAGCCGCAGACCGCGTCGGCGCGTAGCGCGTCCGAGCAGCGGATCGGGGCGCAGAACCATCCGAAGATCGTCGCCGAGTTCGGCGGCGAGGTGCAGAACCGGGCGCTCCGCGCTTATGTCGATGGAATTGGACGGCGTCTCGTGGCGCAGACCGAGCAGCCAAACGCGCGCTGGACCTTCACCGTGCTCGACAGCCCGGTGGTCAACGCCTTCGCGCTGCCCGGCGGCTATGTCTATGTCACGCGCGGACTGATCGCGCTGGCGAATGACGAGGCCGAGCTCGCCGGCGTGATCGGCCATGAGATCGGCCACGTCGTCGCCGCGCATTCCGCCCAGCGGCAGACGCAGGCCGGGCTCGCGCAGATCGGTGCGCTCGGCGTGTCCCTTCTCGGCGCGGCCGCCGGGCTTTCGGGTCAGGCGCTGAACACCGTCAGCCAGCTTGGCTCCACGCTGGGACAGGGCTATGTCGCGTCCTATTCGCGAACCCAGGAGTTCGAGGCCGACCAGCTTGGCGTGCGCTATCTCGCGCGGGCCGGGTACGACCCGCGCGCGGAGGCCGATTTCCTCGCCAATCTGCAGGCCGAGGCGCGGCTGCAGGCGCAGATCGCCGGCGGCGGCTACAACCCGAACCGCGTTGACTTCTTCTCCACCCATCCGGCGACGCCAGAACGCGTGCGGGAGGCGACCGCTGCGGCCGAACGTCAGGTGGACGCCGCCGGCGCGCTGCGCAACCGGGCGCGGTTTCTCGATGCGATCTCCGGCATGGTTTATGGCCACAGCCCGGATCAGGGCGTTGTCGACGGGCGGCGCTTCAGCCACGCCGCGCTCCGATTCAACTTCACCGCGCCGACGGGTTTCCGCATTAGGAACACCGCCGCGAAGGTGATCGCGACCGGACCGCAGGGTTCTGGAATCATCTTCGATGGCGATCGGAGCGGCGGCGGCGCGATGGACGACTACATCGCCAGGGCATGGGCGCCCGAGATCGCCCGTCAGACCCGCGCCGGTCAGCTTCAGAACCTTCGGCGCAGTCGGATCGGCGGGCTGGACGCGGCCTCGGCCGTCCTGCCCGTCCAGACTGGCGATGGAGTCAAGATTCTTCGCATGACCGCGATTCGCGACGGCGGCTCGGTCTGGCGTTTTCTCGGCGTGCAGCCGACGGGCGCGGATCGCCTCGGCGCGCGGATGGATCAGGCCGCGGCCAGTTTCAGGAAACTGACGGCGGCGCAGGCGCGGCGCATCTCCGCGCAGCGGATCGAGATCCACACCGTCGCGGCCGGAGAAACGCCCGCGAGCCTGGCGCGTCTCACCCCGTTCCGCAACCGGGCGGTCGAGCGGTTCAGGGTGCTGAACGGTCTCGGCCCGCGCGCCGGGCTCCGCCCCGGACAGAAGGTCAAGCTGGTGCGGCGCTGA
- a CDS encoding NAD-dependent epimerase/dehydratase family protein — MPNYERILLTGAAGRLGSVLRPGLAHLAKKIRLADREPLGDLKPNEEAAIFDLADMEATIEAAKDCDAIVHFGGAPHECVWETVLDSSIRGSYHIYEAARRHGVKRVIYASSVHAIGYHEVEAQIGVDAPPRPDSLYGVSKCFVESLSRLYWDKFGIETACLRIFSSFPEPADRRMLWSYLSFADCVRLVEAALTAPRVGHTISFGISDNKVKPVDNSGANHLGFTPLDSSEPAREGVEGRTPVPDPLRPSVRYLGGWFCELGHPDDKPAE, encoded by the coding sequence ATGCCGAACTACGAACGCATCCTCCTCACCGGCGCCGCCGGCCGTCTCGGCTCGGTGCTGCGTCCCGGCCTTGCGCATCTGGCCAAGAAGATCCGGCTGGCGGACCGCGAACCGCTTGGCGACCTGAAGCCGAACGAGGAAGCGGCGATCTTCGATCTCGCCGACATGGAGGCGACGATCGAGGCCGCGAAGGATTGCGACGCCATCGTGCATTTCGGCGGTGCGCCACATGAATGCGTCTGGGAGACCGTGCTCGATTCCAGCATCCGCGGCTCCTACCACATCTACGAAGCCGCGCGGCGACACGGGGTGAAGCGAGTCATCTACGCCTCTTCCGTGCACGCCATCGGTTATCACGAGGTGGAGGCGCAGATCGGCGTCGACGCCCCGCCCCGCCCCGACAGCCTTTACGGCGTCTCGAAATGCTTCGTCGAAAGCCTCAGCCGGCTCTACTGGGACAAGTTCGGAATCGAGACCGCTTGCCTGCGCATATTCTCATCCTTTCCAGAACCCGCGGATCGGCGCATGCTCTGGTCGTATCTCTCCTTCGCGGATTGCGTCCGCCTGGTGGAGGCGGCGCTGACCGCGCCGCGCGTAGGGCACACGATCTCCTTCGGCATATCCGACAACAAGGTGAAGCCGGTGGACAACAGCGGCGCGAACCATCTCGGCTTCACGCCACTGGACAGCTCGGAGCCGGCCCGCGAGGGCGTGGAGGGACGCACGCCGGTCCCCGATCCGCTCAGGCCCTCTGTCAGATATCTCGGCGGCTGGTTCTGCGAGCTTGGCCACCCCGACGACAAACCCGCAGAATGA
- a CDS encoding ABC transporter permease gives MTPEFIGPAEIVLLSIFRFWPALAALAAALGLLYALRGRIGLMGLIFRSRVGTAGLVIVLFWIFAAIFADWIAPMGPLDQSFTFGIKKSPPGAIDAETGTVFLWGADNLARDVFSRVVYGARIVLIIAPAATLIAFMVGATLGLPAGYRRGAVDAVASFLANLVLAFPLILLFYLLVTPEVRAPTMHHVLGFTIPWSIPIAMAALFFLFPVGFLMLAWITRFGSDPLRLSLTVAPTLLAALWLYPGLVFGADWSPIRLDPNELNVFAAVVLGSSPGVFRIVRGLTMDIKTRDYVAAAQTRGESTWYVLLWEILPNARGPLIVDFCLRIGYTTILLGTLGFFGLGLEPESPDWGSMINHGRSFVRLASTTHMALAPAIALMTLVLGLNLMADGLREQSMRD, from the coding sequence ATGACGCCCGAATTTATCGGCCCGGCGGAGATTGTTCTGCTTTCCATATTCCGCTTCTGGCCGGCGCTGGCGGCGCTGGCGGCGGCGCTGGGCCTGCTCTACGCGCTGCGCGGCCGCATCGGCCTTATGGGGCTCATCTTTCGCTCGCGGGTCGGAACGGCCGGTCTCGTCATCGTCCTCTTCTGGATATTCGCAGCCATCTTCGCCGACTGGATCGCGCCGATGGGACCGCTCGATCAGTCTTTCACCTTCGGCATCAAGAAATCGCCGCCGGGCGCGATCGACGCGGAGACCGGGACCGTCTTTCTCTGGGGCGCCGACAACCTCGCCCGCGATGTCTTCAGTCGAGTCGTATATGGCGCGCGGATCGTCCTGATCATTGCGCCGGCTGCGACGCTGATCGCTTTCATGGTCGGCGCGACGCTCGGCCTGCCGGCCGGTTACAGGCGCGGCGCGGTCGACGCAGTCGCGTCGTTTCTCGCCAATCTCGTCCTCGCCTTCCCGCTGATCCTGCTCTTTTACCTGCTGGTGACGCCAGAAGTGCGGGCGCCGACAATGCACCACGTTCTCGGCTTCACCATCCCGTGGTCGATCCCGATCGCGATGGCGGCGCTGTTCTTTCTCTTCCCGGTCGGGTTTCTGATGCTCGCCTGGATCACCCGCTTCGGATCCGATCCGTTGCGACTATCATTGACGGTCGCGCCGACACTGCTGGCCGCGCTTTGGCTTTATCCGGGGCTCGTCTTCGGCGCCGACTGGTCGCCGATCAGGCTCGATCCGAACGAGCTCAACGTGTTCGCCGCCGTCGTGCTCGGCTCCAGCCCCGGCGTCTTTCGCATCGTCCGGGGCCTCACCATGGACATTAAGACCCGCGACTATGTCGCCGCCGCGCAGACCAGGGGCGAAAGCACCTGGTATGTTCTCCTCTGGGAGATTCTGCCGAACGCGCGCGGGCCGCTGATCGTCGATTTCTGCCTCCGTATCGGCTACACGACGATCCTTCTGGGCACACTCGGTTTCTTCGGCCTCGGGCTTGAACCGGAGAGCCCTGACTGGGGCTCGATGATCAATCACGGCCGGTCCTTCGTGCGTCTCGCCTCGACGACGCATATGGCGCTCGCCCCGGCGATCGCTCTGATGACGCTGGTGCTCGGCCTCAACCTGATGGCGGACGGGCTGCGCGAACAGTCAATGAGGGACTGA
- a CDS encoding ABC transporter permease — translation MTIFLIRKLGAMLLTMFALTLIVFTLVNLPGNLEKLAKSEANNRMSDAEVVVWLEKEGYERPFLTRYGEWMAGTVQGDMGWSRQFRKPVSEVIGERLYHTGILMFWVMIVMVPSALALGVLAGMREGSRLDRGLSFAAITSTSAPEYVTGIIFTVIFASSLGLLKGVARAGDVTFENFALPVMTTAIYGMGYIARMTRASMAEVMTAQYIRTARLKGVAFPGIVLKHAIRNAMIAPFTVIMLQFPWLLTGVVIVESMFNYKGFGWTLVQAAGNNDIDLLLAISWVAVVLVLVTQLISDIGYVYLNPRIRVR, via the coding sequence ATGACGATCTTCCTGATCCGGAAGCTCGGCGCGATGTTGCTGACGATGTTCGCGCTGACGCTGATCGTCTTCACGCTGGTCAACCTGCCGGGGAACCTCGAGAAGCTCGCGAAATCGGAAGCCAACAACCGGATGAGCGACGCCGAGGTCGTCGTCTGGCTGGAAAAGGAAGGGTATGAGCGGCCTTTCCTCACTCGCTACGGCGAATGGATGGCCGGCACGGTTCAGGGCGACATGGGCTGGAGCCGGCAGTTCCGCAAACCCGTCTCAGAGGTAATCGGCGAGCGCCTCTATCATACCGGGATATTGATGTTCTGGGTGATGATCGTGATGGTGCCCTCGGCGTTGGCGCTCGGCGTCCTCGCCGGCATGCGTGAGGGTTCGCGGCTGGATCGCGGCCTTTCTTTCGCTGCCATCACCTCAACCTCCGCCCCGGAATACGTCACCGGGATCATCTTCACCGTCATCTTCGCCAGTTCGCTCGGCCTCCTGAAAGGCGTCGCGCGGGCGGGGGACGTGACATTCGAGAATTTCGCGCTGCCGGTGATGACGACAGCGATCTACGGCATGGGATACATCGCGCGGATGACTCGCGCGTCGATGGCCGAGGTGATGACGGCGCAATATATCCGCACCGCCCGGCTGAAAGGGGTCGCGTTTCCTGGCATCGTCCTGAAACACGCGATCCGCAACGCGATGATCGCGCCCTTCACGGTCATCATGCTTCAGTTCCCATGGTTGCTGACGGGTGTCGTGATCGTCGAATCCATGTTCAACTACAAGGGCTTCGGTTGGACGCTGGTGCAGGCGGCGGGAAACAACGACATTGACCTTCTGCTCGCGATTTCATGGGTTGCGGTGGTTCTGGTTCTTGTGACGCAGCTCATATCCGATATCGGTTACGTCTACCTGAACCCGCGGATACGGGTGCGATGA